GTCCGTCGATATTGACGATTTCGCCGTTCTCCGTAAGTGCGTTTGCGCTGAGTATATACACTTGTGCGAGGCTTGCCTTTTCGAAGGTTTCGGGCGATTTATCCACTGCGTGCCAGTATACTTGGTTGGTGTCTTTAAGTGTTTCGTACACTCCCAGTTGGGAGAGCGAGACAGAGCCTCCCATGCCGACGCTCATATCGCGGATTTCCGATTTCAGAAATTCTTGCAGTTCGTTCGGGTTTGAAAAATGGCGGGTTTTGAAGCCGTTTTTTTCGAAGTTTTTGAGGGTGGTTTCCAAATTCATGGAGGTTATTTTTCTCACGAAGCATGGGAGAGTCGAGCCAAATTTTTTGCTTCCGCTTCGAATTTTCCGCCCGCCGCAAAAAAATGTTGTAATTTTCGGGAAAAAAGCAATGCTGTAAAACGAATAAGGCAATGTCGGAAGTTTGCGCATGCTACGTCGCAACTTACAATCTCCATCTCAATCCTTGACGGCTTGCCTCGCATACCGCAGTCCCAGGGGGGTGCGGACATTGCGTTTTGCGGCATTGAATTGCCGCGCTCGATTCGTCGACAATCCCCCCTCACAACATAAATAACAATCAGACATGGAAGAAAATCAGAATACCGAAGTTCCCTCCGAAGTCGCAACTCCGTCGGAAGTCCCGTCTTGTCCCGAAGTTTCGGAAGAATCATGCGCGTCCCAACCGGAAGTCAAACAGCACGCCCGCAAAAACGGCAGAAACCGCTCGTGCAAACGCGGCGCAAAACAGGCGTCCGCCGAGGCGGAATCTTGCGGCGAACTTGAAAATCCCGCCGAATTCCACGAAAAGCTCAGCGGCTCGAACGTTTCGGGCTATGCGGAAAACGACCGCCAGAAACGCGAACGCAGGGGCGAAAAGCGCGACCGCCGCGCCGACCGTCCAGATCAGGATTCCGCGGAATCCGTCGAGGCGTCGAACGAAGCGTCCGAACCCGAACATCAGGGCCCCTCGTTCGAAAGCAAAAAGTTCACGCCCAGAGCGGTTGAGGTCGGCCTTTCCGACCGCCGTCCAAAGGTTCCCGCGTCCGACAACGCCAACGACGGTGTAGTTTCGTACACGCCCGAAGACAGCAAGTGCTCGATTTCGCTTTTCGACAGAATCAAGAACATTTTCAAGTCGATATTCGGCAAGAGCGAGAAGTCGAAGAAGCGTTATAACAAGCGCGGCGGCAAAAAGAATTGGAGCAACAACCGCGACGGCGGCAAGCGCTACAACAATAACAACCGCCACAACAACAACCGCAAGGGCGGCTACAACAAACGCCGTTTCAACGACCGCAGGCCCAACAACGGCGGCGGCAAGCCGCGCGGCAACGGCGACGCCCAGTAATCGGCAGGGTTTTTAATTCGGCGTCGGAGCTTTCGGGCTTCGACGCTTTTTTTTCCCCGTCGTTCGGGGCGGGATTTTTGCTTGTAAATGCTTGGGGCGCGGGCTAGTTTTTTTTTATGAAGAAATTTATATTTGTGGCGGTTGTTGCAGCGGCGTTGTGCCAGTCGCTGTGGGGGCAGAAATTCGGGCAGTTCACGATGCGCCCGAAAGGCGTGATAGACTTCAACTCGCACTACATTCAAACGGAGTCGGGCAACACCTACCAGCAGAGCGAATTGAAATCGCCGCAGGTTTCGGTATCGGACGGCGTTTACGAAATTTCGGGCGACTATGTTATAAAAGACCAGCCGCCGTTCAAGTTTTCCGAGAAAATAGCGAAGACGAAAAACGGCATAGACTTCGAATCGACAGTTTCGCGCGACACCGGATTTACCGACGACTTCGCGCTAGTCCTCTACATGCCCACAAAACTCTACAAGGGCAAAGTCTGGATTGACGACAGCAACGAGCTTAAAGACGCCCAGTTTATCGCGAAAAAAATCAGGGTTGTCGGCGAGAAATACACGCTCGAAATTTCGGGCGAATTCGAGTGCGAAATGCGCCGCTACCGCGGGAAATCGCGGCGCGACTGGGGCGTGTACGACAACATCAGAATTTCGATAAACTATCTGAAAGACTCCGAAACCTCGCGCTCGCTCAAACTGAAAATGCGCGCGGTCAAAAACTTTGTGGCGTCCGCCGACATGGGAAAAACCGTCGCGCCGCTCGGACTCCCGATGCCCGACGGTACTGTCCACTTCGCCTCGACGCAATACAACATAACGAATGGCGTGAAGGGGCTTGTTATCCCCGCGGGCAAGAGTGCGGCAATCGGCGGCTCGAAAAAGAGGGCGAAGTACCTCGAAATCCTCAACGGCTTTGCGTCGCTGCCGAAAGACGCGGACGCTCTCGGGAAGGTCGTGGTTTCGTACGTTGACGGCTCGAGCGCGTCGTTCGACATCACGAAGTCCAATTCGGGCGCGATTGCGGACGGCGAAGAGCCGAAAGGCGCGACCGTCGCGTGGCGCGGCGAGCACAACGGCGGAAACGCGGCTATGTATACAACCGAAATTCCGCTTGCGCACAAGGCCGTCAGGAGCGTAAAGCTTGTAAATTCCAGCGGCGCGGACTGGAAAATCGCTGCGGCGACGTATTCTGCGACGCAGTTCGGGGTGATCCCCAACGGCGAGTACTACGTCATGCAAAACGACGCCTACTGCCCGATTGAAAACAAGCGTCCCGCCGTCAAAGGCTCGATTCTCGACATGTCTTTCGCCCTCGACGCCCCCGCGGGGAAATACGGCAGGGTAAAGGTTGTAAACGGTTCGTTCGCATTCGAAAAACGCCCCGACAAGCCCGTCCGATTCTACGGCGCGAACAACGTGTTCAAGGCGAACGCGCCGTCGCACGAGGACGCCGTGCGTCTGGCGGATCAATACGTTGCGCTCGGCTTTAACGTCGCGCGAATCCACCACTACGACCGCCTTTGCACGACCACCAAAAACGGCGACTCCGCCGAACTCGACGAAGCCGTAATGGACCGTTTCGACTTCCTTTTCAACGAGCTGAAAAAACGCGGCGTCTACATGACGATAGACTTCTACACAACCCGCCAGCTTCTGCCTTCCGAGTACGACGACATCAAATACGACGGCGACAACATGAAGCTTGTCTTCTCCGCGTCCGACAAGGGGCTTGAAAACCTCCGCCGCTTTATCCGCAATTTTCTGACCCACGTCAACAAGTACACGGGGCTTGCCTACAAGGACGACCCCGCGCTGTTTTCGGCGTGTATCCGCAACGAGTCGTCGCACGTCGGCAACCGCAACTTCGTGGTAAGAACGCCGTTCGACTACGAGGCGATTCTGCCGAAATACGAAAAATGGCTCGCCCAAAACAAGTCGAAGTGGGAGGGGCGTTCCGAGCGCGAACTTTGGCAGATTTTCCAGCTCGACGTCTACGACCAAACCCATGCAAAACTGCTACAAACCGTCAGGGAGCTTGCCCCCGACCTGCTCGTCTCCGACCAGAACCACGTCGGCGGCTTCATGACGAAAGCCATGTCAAAAACATACGATTTCGCCAGCCAGAACGCCTACTACGGACACCCCAACTACATCGAAACAAAATACACCCTGCCGCAGGAAATCCGCAGCGACCCTCCCATCGGCAACTACGGCGGCGACACCGTCCGTGCGCTCGTCGCCGAAATTTTCGGCAAGCCGCTAATCATTACCGAGTGGAACTACATGAGCCCCAATCCGTACTGCTCGCAGGGGGCGTTCCTTGTCGGCGCGTATTCGGCTCTCAACGATGTCGGCGGGCTTTGCTATTTTGCGTACTCGCACGGCGACGGCGCAATATCCAACAACTACAACATCGGCGGCTTCGACTTCGCAAGCAACCCGATTCTCACGCTCGCGCACAGGGCGGCAATCATGATGTACCTGCGCGGCGACGTCAAACCCGCGACGGTTTCGTTCCCCATTCCGCTCCTGACAAGCTTTTACAGAAACGGCGCGACGAAAGGCTCGACCGGAAACGTTGCCGAGGCAACATACCTCGGTCTTGTAGGACGCGTCGGGCACGTCTTGGCGGACTCCGTCGACGGCGCGAAAATTCCGTCCGACGCCGCGGCTGTGCTGATGTCGGAGGACGCATGGAAGTCGGCAAAATTCTCCGCGCCCGCGTACGACATTTTTTCGAAAGGCAAGTTCTTGAAGTCGATTGCCGAAAGCGGCAGGCTCGACAAGGGTAAAATCGACCTCGAAAACAAGACATTCCGAAGCTCCACGGGAGAGCTTTTCATGGACGTCGGCAAGCTCAACTGGAAGGCGATAACCCCGAAAACCGAGGCGTACGCGCTCTTGGAGGGGCAGTCGCTCCGCGGAGATTTTGCAAGCGTGAAGTCTTTGACCGCGCAGGCGAGCGTCCTGATTTCCGCATACGACAACAAGCCGCTCCGCGACAGCAACCGCATTCTCATTCTCCACCTGACCGACGTAATGAATTCGCGCCAGAAATTCGCAACTCCCGAAAAGGACGTTCTGTTGGAGCGCGGCGAGAGGCTTTCGGCGGAAAATCCGCTGCTGGTTCGCGCGGGGAAAATCAGAATCACGGTAGACTCGCCGCTCGACGGCTTCAAACTCTACGCGGTAAACACGGCGGGAGAGCGGCTTTACGAAGTGCCGATTGCAAGGGTAGGGGGCAGGTCGATTTTGAACCTCTCTGTATCAAACCCAAAGGGGACTTCAATCGCTTACGAACTTATTAACGGCGCGTTATAGCACCGTTGATACGGTGTTTCCCCGCACTTGCGGACTGCTCGCGTACGTCAAGTACGCCACGCACCCCGCAAGCGCGTGAAAGCCGCCGTCTGAACGGCACTCTAACGCGCCTAAAATTACAGTGCTAACGCACGAAGATTTTTAGAGTGCGCTGGGAGAAAAGTGGGGTAGGGGGTATGCAAAAAAACTGTGTTTGCGGATTTTCGCTTTTTCTTTATCCGCGCGTAGCGCGTCTATTTTTATTTCGTTTCTTCCGAAACTAAAAGATTTTTTGATGCAAGTAATTGCCAACGGCAATACGGACTTATTCAGAAAAGGCGTGGTTATAGCCGCGCCGCGTAAACACAGAAAGGAGCGAAGCTCCGTAGGGAGGCGCACCTTGCGCCCGCGGCTCGCGCCTAGCAGAGGAGGTCTTCGAAGTCGGAGAAGTTGGCGGAGAGGCCGTTGGGGAGGCCTTTGCAGATGACGCCTACTGCGTCGTGCGAGTGGAGGCTTTCGAGGTGGATACAGGCTATTTCGAAGTCGGCAATGCGCTTGTCGGCGTCGAATTCCTGATAGAGCAGGCGGGTTGCGTCTTCGATAAATTTTGCGTACGCGCCGTTGAGCTCGGCAAAAGCCTGCTCGTCTTCGCGGCGGACGATGGTTTGCGTTTCGGTTTTGAGGGCTTCGAGACAGAGCGCGTGCATGTCCTCAATCGAAACGCTTGCGCCGTCGGCGATTTCCGCGAGTACACGCGCCTTGCTTCGCTGCGAGTGCGGCACGCAGTAGACGTTGCGGGTGCGGCGGGCATGCTCGCTAAGCTCGGCTGAGCAGGGGCACGCCGAGGAGTATATAAAATCGAACTGCACGTTTTTTTTGAACGCGCCGCGCTCGTCGATGAAGCCCTCGTAAGCGCATTTGTAGTACTGCCACGCGCGGTGCCCGCTTCTGAGGCTTTTTTGCAAAATGGGGTATTCGAACGAAATTTTGATTCTCGCGCGGGAGGTTTCGAGCTGCTCCTTCATTTTTGCGAGGATTGTCCGCAGGGTGTCGGGCGTGAAGATTTCGTCGGTAAAGAGATAGAATACGCGCATTATCCGCGACATGTTCACGCCTTTGCAGTCGGCGGCGAGCGAGACGGTTGCGGTTATCGACGCCTGAAGCTCGCGCGCGGAGCCGTCTTGCGTCTTGAATTTCAGCGGGAGCTTAAAGTTGTGGATTCCGACCTGCGCAATGGGCACGTTTGCGCCGCGGATAGCGTCTTTGGGGGCGTTTTGCACGTCGGGCAGCGAGCTTCTGTAATTGCTGTCGGCGGAAAAATTTTCCTCGTAATTGGCTTCCGGCTGTGTGCGGTCTGTTTTGTCCTGATTCATCTCAATAAAACTTCAAGATAATCTACCGATTCGCAATTAAGGCAAGCTTATTTGTCCCCTTCTACTTTTTGAATGGTGGTCGCGGGGATATTCGTGGGAATGCTGCCCTCTCCCTCCTTGTAGATTTTTGTGATGTCGGAGAAAATCGCGACGACGTTCGCGACTTTGCCGGCGTCGTCGAGCGCGGGCTTGCACGATATTTCGTAGACGTTGCCGCCGATGAACGCGCGTTTCGACTCCGCCGATTTTTCGGATTTCGCCTTTTCGAAAAGCTCCGCGAAGCCGTCGGAGACGCCCGCGAGGTCGGCGAGATTTTCGGGGGCTTTGCCCGCGAGGGATTTTGCGGCGTCGTTGGAGGTTTCGACATTGCCGTCGGGGTCGAGGAGGATTACGGGGAAGTCGAGCGTTTGCAGGACGAGCCTTTTGCGCAATACGCTCTCTTTGAGCTTTTGGTACGAGTCCTTTCTGTCCTGCGCAATTTGTATGATTTTTGCGGCGTTGACTACGGCGTTTTTGTCGAAGTCGGAAAACTTCCTGCGGTTTTTCAGGCATTCCGCCGAGAGGAAGCCGACCGGCTCGCCGTCGGAGACCGCGCCGAAAAACACCGCCGACTTCACGCCCTGCGCTTTGAGATACGGCAGGATTGCGTCAACCGACTCCTCCGTTTTCGGGTCGGCGGAGTCGTACACAATCGCGTTTTGCGATTTCAGCATCGCGCGGAATTTCGACGATTCCCCGATTTCGCATTCGATGCCCGCGCCGCCCGCAACTCTTGCGCATTCCGCCAAGTCGGACAGCCCGTTTTCGCCGAATTTGTAGGCGGCAACCCTGTCGGCTTGCAACCATTTCATGAGGTTTTCGAGCAGCCAGTTCGAGAAGTCGTCAAAGCCCTTGTTTTGGGCAATCATTTGGAGGGCGATTCTGAAAATCTTTTCGTGCTCGTGAAGAATGTCGGCGCGGGTCTGGTTGGAGTGGCGGTCGGTGATGTCTACGCCCGTGAGCAGAAAAACCTGCTCGCCGAACACGTTTTCGGGGAGCGGGCGCACCTCCGCCTCGTATCTGCGTCCGTTTTCGACCGACGACTCGAACTCGAACTTCGCGGTTTTCGCGGCGGTCTCGGAGATTTCGCGGAAGGCGCGTTTGTAGAGCTTTTCGTCTTTCGCTCCGAATTCGCGCAGGCGTTTCGCGCCGTCGAACGCGGGGTTTGTGTAGTGCAGATAGAGGAATTCGCCGTCGGCTTTTGCAGCCGCGAAGTTGAAGGGCAGGGCGTCGAGAACGGATTCCAGACGCCTGCGCTCTGCGACGGCTTTTGCGAGCCTGCGTATGCACGCAAAACATACAACGCCCGCCGCGAGGGCAAGGGCGGCGAGCGCGGCGAAAGCGGTTGCGGCGGAAACCGAGCCTGCGGTTTCGGCGGCGTTCGCGCATGCGGCGGCGGAAACGAGAGCCGCGCAAAGAGACATTTTAGCAAATGGAGTAGCCATGATTTTGTAAAAAAGTCGCCTTTTATTTGCCTCCATAAACGCGGGAAAGTCAAATGTTAAAAGCGCGCAAACGGCGCATTCCGCCGATTTTGCCCGCGCGGGGCGCGTCGGGCGCCGCTTGCGTAGATTATATGAATCAAAAATTTAGAAAATTTACTTGACGCGGATTTTTCGCGAAGCAATATGACGATTTTAAAAATTTACAAATCATGCCGGAAACAGAAATGTCCAGAGTCCTTACCGTACAGAACAAGATGGGAATACACGCCCGTCCCGCCGCCATGATTGTGCGCATTTCCAATAAGTATGCGAATTGCGAAGTTTGGGTTGAAAAAGACGGCGAACAGGTCAACGGCAAAAGTATCATGAGCCTGATGATGCTCGCCGCGGGAAAAGGCTCGGAAGTCAAGTTCATCGCAAGCGGAGACGATGCCGACTCTATGCTCGACGAAATCGAGGCTCTTTTCAACCGCAAGTTCGACGAAGAATAATTTTTTCGGGGAACGGATATTTTTTGCGACACTGCCCGCGTATTTCACGCGGGTTTTTTTGCGCTCCGACGCTTTGCCTGCAAAGACAAAAAGCGCGGAGTGCCGCCCCGCGCGTCTGCAAATTCCGCGTCGCCGTTTAGTTGTTTTCGAGCCATTCGGCATTGAACCTGACTATTTCGAAAGCGTTTTTCTGGTCGTCTCCCTGTTCGATTACGAAGTCTCCGTCGAAACCTTGACGGTCAAGCTCGGCGAGAATGCCCTTCATGTCGAGCGCGCCCGTTCCGTAGTTTACGCCTGGGCTGTTGATGTCGCCGAAAGTTTTTTGGTCTTTGAGGTGGAGGGCGAAAATCTTGCCGTCGGCGGTTTTCAGCGCGGCAATCGGGTCTATGCCGGAGCGCGACCACGCGCCTGTTTCGGCGCAGAAGCCGATATTTTTGTATTTGTCCACAATTTTGCGCACGGTTTCGGGGTTCCAGTACGGCGTGTTCGAGCCGCGCTGGTGGCAGTGGATTGCCATTTTAGCCCCGTATTTTCGGCAGTATTTTTCCCAGAGGTCGAGCATGTCTTCGCGCGATTCTCCGACGAAAAGCCTTACCCCGAATTCCCTGCCGAACTCCATGAGCTTTGCGAGCTGTTCCTCGTTTTTCGGCGGAATGTAGTAAATTGTGGTGATTGCCATGCCGTTGTCGGCG
The Opitutia bacterium KCR 482 genome window above contains:
- a CDS encoding lactate utilization protein produces the protein MNLETTLKNFEKNGFKTRHFSNPNELQEFLKSEIRDMSVGMGGSVSLSQLGVYETLKDTNQVYWHAVDKSPETFEKASLAQVYILSANALTENGEIVNIDGRGNRVSGAIFGANRQKVLYICGTNKIEENLEKATWRAKNVAAPKNAQRLGLKTPCAIKADKCYNCMSPQRICRATAIISRPTSAETTIIIVDGDWGY
- a CDS encoding GAF domain-containing protein — its product is MATPFAKMSLCAALVSAAACANAAETAGSVSAATAFAALAALALAAGVVCFACIRRLAKAVAERRRLESVLDALPFNFAAAKADGEFLYLHYTNPAFDGAKRLREFGAKDEKLYKRAFREISETAAKTAKFEFESSVENGRRYEAEVRPLPENVFGEQVFLLTGVDITDRHSNQTRADILHEHEKIFRIALQMIAQNKGFDDFSNWLLENLMKWLQADRVAAYKFGENGLSDLAECARVAGGAGIECEIGESSKFRAMLKSQNAIVYDSADPKTEESVDAILPYLKAQGVKSAVFFGAVSDGEPVGFLSAECLKNRRKFSDFDKNAVVNAAKIIQIAQDRKDSYQKLKESVLRKRLVLQTLDFPVILLDPDGNVETSNDAAKSLAGKAPENLADLAGVSDGFAELFEKAKSEKSAESKRAFIGGNVYEISCKPALDDAGKVANVVAIFSDITKIYKEGEGSIPTNIPATTIQKVEGDK
- a CDS encoding HPr family phosphocarrier protein produces the protein MPETEMSRVLTVQNKMGIHARPAAMIVRISNKYANCEVWVEKDGEQVNGKSIMSLMMLAAGKGSEVKFIASGDDADSMLDEIEALFNRKFDEE
- the folE2 gene encoding GTP cyclohydrolase FolE2, producing the protein MNQDKTDRTQPEANYEENFSADSNYRSSLPDVQNAPKDAIRGANVPIAQVGIHNFKLPLKFKTQDGSARELQASITATVSLAADCKGVNMSRIMRVFYLFTDEIFTPDTLRTILAKMKEQLETSRARIKISFEYPILQKSLRSGHRAWQYYKCAYEGFIDERGAFKKNVQFDFIYSSACPCSAELSEHARRTRNVYCVPHSQRSKARVLAEIADGASVSIEDMHALCLEALKTETQTIVRREDEQAFAELNGAYAKFIEDATRLLYQEFDADKRIADFEIACIHLESLHSHDAVGVICKGLPNGLSANFSDFEDLLC
- a CDS encoding sugar phosphate isomerase/epimerase family protein, encoding MKTLKYMLLGAMAALLAAACVQQQRAPRKISVQMYTTHGYTLEESIVGLAKLGITRIESTPIQKISKKFGNALFNPDSTPEQREFVKKLLADNGMAITTIYYIPPKNEEQLAKLMEFGREFGVRLFVGESREDMLDLWEKYCRKYGAKMAIHCHQRGSNTPYWNPETVRKIVDKYKNIGFCAETGAWSRSGIDPIAALKTADGKIFALHLKDQKTFGDINSPGVNYGTGALDMKGILAELDRQGFDGDFVIEQGDDQKNAFEIVRFNAEWLENN